One part of the Arabidopsis thaliana chromosome 4, partial sequence genome encodes these proteins:
- a CDS encoding Pentatricopeptide repeat (PPR-like) superfamily protein codes for MAAKSQKTLVLLANLIKFPPLKAFSLLNSPNFHEFQHTHESISILLRLLLSGNLFSHAQSLLLQVISGKIHSQFFTSSSLLHYLTESETSKTKFRLYEVIINSYVQSQSLNLSISYFNEMVDNGFVPGSNCFNYLLTFVVGSSSFNQWWSFFNENKSKVVLDVYSFGILIKVIYTTLIDGCCKKGEIEKAKDLFFEMGKLGLVANERTYTVLINGLFKNGVKKQGFEMYEKMQEDGVFPNLYTYNCVMNQLCKDGRTKDAFQVFDEMRERGVSCNIVTYNTLIGGLCREMKLNEANKVVDQMKSDGINPNLITYNTLIDGFCGVGKLGKALSLCRDLKSRGLSPSLVTYNILVSGFCRKGDTSGAAKMVKEMEERGIKPSKVTYTILIDTFARSDNMEKAIQLRLSMEELGLVPDVHTYSVLIHGFCIKGQMNEASRLFKSMVEKNCEPNEVIYNTMILGYCKEGSSYRALKLLKEMEEKELAPNVASYRYMIEVLCKERKSKEAERLVEKMIDSGIDPSTSILSLISRAKNDSHVSSK; via the exons ATGGCGGCAAAATCCCAGAAAACCCTCGTTCTGCTAGCGAATTTAATCAAGTTTCCTCCATTAAAagctttttctctcttaaattCTCCAAATTTCCATGAATTTCAACACACACACGAATCAATCTCAATCCTTCTTCGTCTCCTTCTCTCTGGGAACTTATTCTCTCACGCTCAATCACTTCTTCTACAAGTAATCTCCGGAAAAATCCACTCCCAATTCTTCACATCTTCCTCTCTGTTACACTATTTGACAGAATCAGAAACgtcaaaaacaaagtttcgTCTCTACGAGGTAATCATCAATTCCTATGTTCAATCTCAATCCCTAAACTTATCAATCTCTTACTTCAACGAAATGGTCGATAATGGTTTTGTTCCTGGATCGAATTGCTTCAACTATCTCTTAACTTTCGTTGTTGGGTCATCTTCTTTCAATCAATGGTGGAGTTTCTTCAACGAGAACAAAAGCAAAGTTGTTTTGGACGTGTATAGCTTTGGGATTCTGATCAAAG TTATCTACACTACTTTGATTGATGGGTGTTGCAAGAAAGGTGAGATTGAGAAGgctaaagatttgttttttgagatGGGGAAACTTGGATTAGTGGCTAATGAGCGTACTTACACGGTTTTGATTAATGGGTTATTCAAAAACGGGGTTAAGAAACAAGGGTTTGAGATGTATGAGAAGATGCAGGAAGATGGAGTTTTCCCTAATCTCTATACTTATAACTGTGTGATGAATCAGCTTTGTAAAGatggaagaacaaaagatgCATTCcaagtgttcgacgaaatgcgTGAGAGAGGGGTTTCTTGTAACATTGTCACTTATAATACTTTGATTGGTGGGTTATGTAGAGAGATGAAGTTGAATGAGGCAAATAAAGTTGTGGATCAAATGAAGAGTGATGGAATCAACCCGAATCTGATTACGTATAACACTTTGATTGATGGGTTTTGTGGTGTGGGAAAATTAGGGAAGGCGTTGAGTTTATGCAGAGATTTGAAGTCAAGAGGTCTGTCTCCGTCCCTCGTCACGTATAATATCCTAGTTTCCGGGTTCTGTAGAAAAGGAGATACTTCAGGAGCAGCTAAGATGGTTAAGGAGATGGAAGAGAGAGGGATTAAACCGTCGAAAGTAACATACACGATACTTATCGACACATTTGCTCGTTCGGATAACATGGAGAAAGCAATTCAGCTTCGACTATCAATGGAGGAACTAGGATTAGTCCCGGATGTTCATACCTATAGTGTATTGATTCATGGGTTTTGCATCAAAGGTCAAATGAATGAAGCATCTAGGCTTTTTAAGTCGATGGTCGAAAAGAATTGTGAACCGAACGAGGTTATATACAATACGATGATTCTTGGTTATTGTAAGGAAGGTAGTTCTTATAGAGCATTGAAGTTGCTTAAGGagatggaagagaaagagttgGCTCCAAATGTTGCTAGCTACAGATATATGATTGAAGTTCtttgtaaagaaagaaaatcgaAAGAAGCTGAGCGTTTAGTTGAGAAGATGATTGATTCAGGGATTGATCCATCTACTTCAATCCTTAGTTTGATCTCTAGAGCCAAAAACGATTCACATGTAAGCTCAAAATAA
- a CDS encoding Zinc finger, C3HC4 type (RING finger) family protein (Zinc finger, C3HC4 type (RING finger) family protein; FUNCTIONS IN: zinc ion binding; LOCATED IN: plasma membrane; EXPRESSED IN: cultured cell; CONTAINS InterPro DOMAIN/s: Zinc finger, RING-type (InterPro:IPR001841), Zinc finger, C3HC4 RING-type (InterPro:IPR018957); BEST Arabidopsis thaliana protein match is: Zinc finger, C3HC4 type (RING finger) family protein (TAIR:AT1G12760.1); Has 30201 Blast hits to 17322 proteins in 780 species: Archae - 12; Bacteria - 1396; Metazoa - 17338; Fungi - 3422; Plants - 5037; Viruses - 0; Other Eukaryotes - 2996 (source: NCBI BLink).) yields MSSSSSTTTNTTTESDSSSLPTHIGRSNSDGIIDTTPFLPPTVTRTISVDEESNPIHRSARRQGLREAARFLRHAGSRRMMREPSMLVRETAAEQLEERQSDWAYSKPVVFLDILWNLAFVAIGVAVLILSRDEKPNMPLRVWVVGYGIQCWLHMACVCVEYRRRRRRRHPEDGGGSGLTNSSSQQYVSLAQLEDRGETSNPAKHLESANTMFSFIWWIIGFYWVSAGGQTLSSDSPQLYWLCIIFLGFDVFFVVFCVALACVIGLAVCCCLPCIIAILYAVADQEGASKNDIDQMPKFRFTKTGNVEKLSGKARGIMTECGTDSPIERSLSPEDAECCICLCEYEDGVELRELPCNHHFHCTCIDKWLHINSRCPLCKFNILKNANNEV; encoded by the exons atgtcatcatcatcatcaacgaCGACGAACACAACAACAGAATCAGATTCATCATCTCTACCTACTCACATCGGTAGATCAAATTCCGACGGAATCATCGACACTACACCATTTCTTCCTCCCACCGTTACAAGAACCATAAGCGTAGATGAAGAATCCAATCCAATTCATCGATCCGCTAGACGACAAGGTCTAAGAGAAGCAGCGAGGTTCCTCCGTCACGCTGGTAGCCGGAGAATGATGCGTGAACCATCGATGCTCGTTAGAGAAACCGCTGCTGAGCAATTAGAAGAGAGACAAAGTGATTGGGCGTATTCTAAACCTGTGGTGTTTCTTGACATTTTGTGGAATCTTGCTTTTGTTGCCATCGGTGTTGCTGTTCTGATACTTAGCCGTGACGAGAAGCCTAATATGCCGTTGAGAGTTTGGGTTGTTGGTTATGGGATTCAATGTTGGTTACATATGGcttgtgtttgtgttgagTATAGGCGGAGGAGACGACGACGTCACCCGGAGGATGGTGGTGGTTCTGGGTTGACGAATTCTTCGTCGCAGCAATATGTTTCGTTAGCGCAATTGGAGGATAGAGGAGAGACTAG TAATCCTGCGAAGCATCTTGAATCAGCCAATACGATGTTCTCATTCATCTGGTGGATAATTGGATTCTACTGGGTTTCTGCAGGAGGCCAAACACTATCTAGTGACTCTCCTCAGCTCTATTG GCTGTGTATCATTTTTCTCGGTTTCgatgttttctttgttgtgtTCTGTGTTGCATTGGCTTGTGTTATCGGCCTTGCTGTTTGCTGTTGTCTTCCATGTATAATTGCAATTCTATATGCTGTTGCCGACCAG GAGGGAGCATCGAAGAACGACATAGATCAAATGCCGAAATTCAGATTTACAAAAACTGGCAATGTTGAAAAGCTCTCAGGCAAAGCACGGGGAATAATGACGGAATGTGGAACAGATTCACCTATTGAACGCTCGCTCTCTCCAGAAGACGCG GAATGCTGCATCTGTCTCTGTGAATATGAAGATGGAGTTGAACTTAGAGAACTCCCTTGTAACCATCACTTTCATTGCACTTGCATCGATAAATGGCTTCATATAAACTCACGTTGCCCGCTCTGCAAGTTTAACATCTTGAAGAACGCAAACAACGAAGTCTAG
- a CDS encoding Zinc finger, C3HC4 type (RING finger) family protein, whose translation MSSSSSTTTNTTTESDSSSLPTHIGRSNSDGIIDTTPFLPPTVTRTISVDEESNPIHRSARRQGLREAARFLRHAGSRRMMREPSMLVRETAAEQLEERQSDWAYSKPVVFLDILWNLAFVAIGVAVLILSRDEKPNMPLRVWVVGYGIQCWLHMACVCVEYRRRRRRRHPEDGGGSGLTNSSSQQYVSLAQLEDRGETSNPAKHLESANTMFSFIWWIIGFYWVSAGGQTLSSDSPQLYWLCIIFLGFDVFFVVFCVALACVIGLAVCCCLPCIIAILYAVADQEGASKNDIDQMPKFRFTKTGNVEKLSGKARGIMTECGTDSPIERSLSPEDAVQSHFHILIKLYILKVCKIDNAWLLMILQECCICLCEYEDGVELRELPCNHHFHCTCIDKWLHINSRCPLCKFNILKNANNEV comes from the exons atgtcatcatcatcatcaacgaCGACGAACACAACAACAGAATCAGATTCATCATCTCTACCTACTCACATCGGTAGATCAAATTCCGACGGAATCATCGACACTACACCATTTCTTCCTCCCACCGTTACAAGAACCATAAGCGTAGATGAAGAATCCAATCCAATTCATCGATCCGCTAGACGACAAGGTCTAAGAGAAGCAGCGAGGTTCCTCCGTCACGCTGGTAGCCGGAGAATGATGCGTGAACCATCGATGCTCGTTAGAGAAACCGCTGCTGAGCAATTAGAAGAGAGACAAAGTGATTGGGCGTATTCTAAACCTGTGGTGTTTCTTGACATTTTGTGGAATCTTGCTTTTGTTGCCATCGGTGTTGCTGTTCTGATACTTAGCCGTGACGAGAAGCCTAATATGCCGTTGAGAGTTTGGGTTGTTGGTTATGGGATTCAATGTTGGTTACATATGGcttgtgtttgtgttgagTATAGGCGGAGGAGACGACGACGTCACCCGGAGGATGGTGGTGGTTCTGGGTTGACGAATTCTTCGTCGCAGCAATATGTTTCGTTAGCGCAATTGGAGGATAGAGGAGAGACTAG TAATCCTGCGAAGCATCTTGAATCAGCCAATACGATGTTCTCATTCATCTGGTGGATAATTGGATTCTACTGGGTTTCTGCAGGAGGCCAAACACTATCTAGTGACTCTCCTCAGCTCTATTG GCTGTGTATCATTTTTCTCGGTTTCgatgttttctttgttgtgtTCTGTGTTGCATTGGCTTGTGTTATCGGCCTTGCTGTTTGCTGTTGTCTTCCATGTATAATTGCAATTCTATATGCTGTTGCCGACCAG GAGGGAGCATCGAAGAACGACATAGATCAAATGCCGAAATTCAGATTTACAAAAACTGGCAATGTTGAAAAGCTCTCAGGCAAAGCACGGGGAATAATGACGGAATGTGGAACAGATTCACCTATTGAACGCTCGCTCTCTCCAGAAGACGCGGTACAATCCCATTTCCACATTCTTATCAAGTTGTACATTTTGAAAGTGTGTAAAATTGATAACGCATGGCTTCTTATGATTCTGCAGGAATGCTGCATCTGTCTCTGTGAATATGAAGATGGAGTTGAACTTAGAGAACTCCCTTGTAACCATCACTTTCATTGCACTTGCATCGATAAATGGCTTCATATAAACTCACGTTGCCCGCTCTGCAAGTTTAACATCTTGAAGAACGCAAACAACGAAGTCTAG
- a CDS encoding Pentatricopeptide repeat (PPR-like) superfamily protein (Pentatricopeptide repeat (PPR-like) superfamily protein; INVOLVED IN: biological_process unknown; LOCATED IN: endomembrane system; EXPRESSED IN: sperm cell; CONTAINS InterPro DOMAIN/s: Pentatricopeptide repeat (InterPro:IPR002885); BEST Arabidopsis thaliana protein match is: Tetratricopeptide repeat (TPR)-like superfamily protein (TAIR:AT5G39710.1); Has 58414 Blast hits to 14966 proteins in 309 species: Archae - 5; Bacteria - 45; Metazoa - 1145; Fungi - 1103; Plants - 53991; Viruses - 0; Other Eukaryotes - 2125 (source: NCBI BLink).) encodes MAAKSQKTLVLLANLIKFPPLKAFSLLNSPNFHEFQHTHESISILLRLLLSGNLFSHAQSLLLQVISGKIHSQFFTSSSLLHYLTESETSKTKFRLYEVIINSYVQSQSLNLSISYFNEMVDNGFVPGSNCFNYLLTFVVGSSSFNQWWSFFNENKSKVVLDVYSFGILIKGCCEAGEIEKSFDLLIELTEFGFSPNVVIYTTLIDGCCKKGEIEKAKDLFFEMGKLGLVANERTYTVLINGLFKNGVKKQGFEMYEKMQEDGVFPNLYTYNCVMNQLCKDGRTKDAFQVFDEMRERGVSCNIVTYNTLIGGLCREMKLNEANKVVDQMKSDGINPNLITYNTLIDGFCGVGKLGKALSLCRDLKSRGLSPSLVTYNILVSGFCRKGDTSGAAKMVKEMEERGIKPSKVTYTILIDTFARSDNMEKAIQLRLSMEELGLVPDVHTYSVLIHGFCIKGQMNEASRLFKSMVEKNCEPNEVIYNTMILGYCKEGSSYRALKLLKEMEEKELAPNVASYRYMIEVLCKERKSKEAERLVEKMIDSGIDPSTSILSLISRAKNDSHVSSK; translated from the coding sequence ATGGCGGCAAAATCCCAGAAAACCCTCGTTCTGCTAGCGAATTTAATCAAGTTTCCTCCATTAAAagctttttctctcttaaattCTCCAAATTTCCATGAATTTCAACACACACACGAATCAATCTCAATCCTTCTTCGTCTCCTTCTCTCTGGGAACTTATTCTCTCACGCTCAATCACTTCTTCTACAAGTAATCTCCGGAAAAATCCACTCCCAATTCTTCACATCTTCCTCTCTGTTACACTATTTGACAGAATCAGAAACgtcaaaaacaaagtttcgTCTCTACGAGGTAATCATCAATTCCTATGTTCAATCTCAATCCCTAAACTTATCAATCTCTTACTTCAACGAAATGGTCGATAATGGTTTTGTTCCTGGATCGAATTGCTTCAACTATCTCTTAACTTTCGTTGTTGGGTCATCTTCTTTCAATCAATGGTGGAGTTTCTTCAACGAGAACAAAAGCAAAGTTGTTTTGGACGTGTATAGCTTTGGGATTCTGATCAAAGGTTGTTGTGAAGCTGGTGAGATTGAGAAAAGCTTTGATCTTCTTATTGAATTGACAGAGTTTGGGTTTTCTCCAAATGTAGTTATCTACACTACTTTGATTGATGGGTGTTGCAAGAAAGGTGAGATTGAGAAGgctaaagatttgttttttgagatGGGGAAACTTGGATTAGTGGCTAATGAGCGTACTTACACGGTTTTGATTAATGGGTTATTCAAAAACGGGGTTAAGAAACAAGGGTTTGAGATGTATGAGAAGATGCAGGAAGATGGAGTTTTCCCTAATCTCTATACTTATAACTGTGTGATGAATCAGCTTTGTAAAGatggaagaacaaaagatgCATTCcaagtgttcgacgaaatgcgTGAGAGAGGGGTTTCTTGTAACATTGTCACTTATAATACTTTGATTGGTGGGTTATGTAGAGAGATGAAGTTGAATGAGGCAAATAAAGTTGTGGATCAAATGAAGAGTGATGGAATCAACCCGAATCTGATTACGTATAACACTTTGATTGATGGGTTTTGTGGTGTGGGAAAATTAGGGAAGGCGTTGAGTTTATGCAGAGATTTGAAGTCAAGAGGTCTGTCTCCGTCCCTCGTCACGTATAATATCCTAGTTTCCGGGTTCTGTAGAAAAGGAGATACTTCAGGAGCAGCTAAGATGGTTAAGGAGATGGAAGAGAGAGGGATTAAACCGTCGAAAGTAACATACACGATACTTATCGACACATTTGCTCGTTCGGATAACATGGAGAAAGCAATTCAGCTTCGACTATCAATGGAGGAACTAGGATTAGTCCCGGATGTTCATACCTATAGTGTATTGATTCATGGGTTTTGCATCAAAGGTCAAATGAATGAAGCATCTAGGCTTTTTAAGTCGATGGTCGAAAAGAATTGTGAACCGAACGAGGTTATATACAATACGATGATTCTTGGTTATTGTAAGGAAGGTAGTTCTTATAGAGCATTGAAGTTGCTTAAGGagatggaagagaaagagttgGCTCCAAATGTTGCTAGCTACAGATATATGATTGAAGTTCtttgtaaagaaagaaaatcgaAAGAAGCTGAGCGTTTAGTTGAGAAGATGATTGATTCAGGGATTGATCCATCTACTTCAATCCTTAGTTTGATCTCTAGAGCCAAAAACGATTCACATGTAAGCTCAAAATAA
- a CDS encoding hypothetical protein (DUF626) (Protein of unknown function (DUF626); CONTAINS InterPro DOMAIN/s: Protein of unknown function DUF626, Arabidopsis thaliana (InterPro:IPR006462); BEST Arabidopsis thaliana protein match is: Protein of unknown function (DUF626) (TAIR:AT3G57210.1); Has 133 Blast hits to 132 proteins in 2 species: Archae - 0; Bacteria - 0; Metazoa - 0; Fungi - 0; Plants - 133; Viruses - 0; Other Eukaryotes - 0 (source: NCBI BLink).): protein MPVLYSTGYDLVNLCIGETKKNIKLTEDILDAGMELDFILREYCDSKLPLEEDPFNDDTGRFYVLDKSQIEDNAWILLYLELVVATSFRNHITHGLTSLKILKVAMEISRSPGVSVNMGLDAYDATFYISYKDFCKARVGKEVDRIALVRRILDPQLEILRLGGYTLSSQTIKPSNTMDAGSF from the coding sequence atgcccGTGCTGTATAGCACGGGTTATGATCTAGTTAATCTTTGTATAGGGGAAaccaagaaaaacatcaaacttacTGAAGATATCCTCGACGCCGGTATGGAGTTGGATTTCATATTACGCGAGTATTGCGATTCTAAGTTACCCCTAGAGGAGGATCCTTTCAATGATGACACTGGCCGATTTTACGTGCTGGACAAGTCACAGATCGAAGACAATGCATGGATTCTTCTCTATTTGGAGCTTGTTGTGGCCACATCTTTCAGGAACCATATCACACATGGTCTAACCAGTTTGAAGATTCTTAAAGTGGCTATGGAAATTTCAAGAAGCCCCGGGGTCTCTGTTAATATGGGACTTGACGCCTATGATGCAACTTTCTACATTAGCTACAAGGACTTTTGCAAGGCTCGGGTTGGTAAGGAAGTCGATCGCATTGCTCTAGTCAGAAGAATCTTGGATCCGCAGTTGGAAATTTTAAGACTCGGCGGTTATACTCTGAGCTCACAAACCATCAAACCATCAAACACCATGGATGCTGGCTCCTTCTGA